The Nocardioides salarius genome includes a region encoding these proteins:
- a CDS encoding SCO4848 family membrane protein — translation MRFERKHGWFLLAVAGWGYYSWAMFARNLWNAWSAGEERPGGYWVAHTGLIVVNVALAVVFTVWGLRVLRAVRDAERPASPAEAGQTGRQE, via the coding sequence GTGCGGTTCGAGCGCAAGCACGGCTGGTTCCTGCTGGCCGTCGCGGGCTGGGGCTACTACAGCTGGGCCATGTTCGCGCGGAACCTGTGGAACGCGTGGTCGGCGGGGGAGGAGCGCCCAGGCGGCTACTGGGTGGCCCACACCGGCCTGATCGTGGTCAACGTGGCGCTCGCCGTCGTCTTCACCGTGTGGGGCCTGCGGGTGCTGCGCGCGGTCCGCGACGCCGAACGCCCCGCCTCCCCGGCCGAGGCCGGGCAGACGGGGCGTCAGGAGTAG
- a CDS encoding YihY/virulence factor BrkB family protein translates to MTSLKERASDVREQRPLVDHLVRMQAHYGEARASQHAGAITYFAFLSFFPILALSFFVVGVVSEVWPDANQTLVEAIQSLFPGIIGTAEGQLELADFRTFTGLAGVAGFLGVLYSGLGWISALRLALFAVFEPPEQAIPNFVMGKLRDLLTLAVIGLTLLVAVAVTGLVASFSEEILGWVGLGEELAWLVVLITVVLGLMANALLFFTMFRLLGQPRAPRISLVRASLLGAVLFEVLKQLSSKLIAATQGQPAFQAFGIALVLVVWINYFSRVVLYAAAFAHTSPEARALRPDDEPAPVQGPALPSGPDAMAVLVASTAPAHPHRGPRRGLLRRPRGRGRG, encoded by the coding sequence GTGACCTCCCTCAAGGAGCGGGCCAGCGACGTCCGTGAGCAACGCCCGCTCGTCGACCACCTGGTGCGGATGCAGGCGCACTACGGCGAGGCCCGGGCCAGCCAGCACGCCGGCGCGATCACCTACTTCGCGTTCCTGTCGTTCTTCCCGATCCTCGCGCTGTCCTTCTTCGTCGTCGGCGTGGTCTCCGAGGTCTGGCCCGATGCCAACCAGACGCTCGTGGAGGCGATCCAGTCCCTCTTCCCGGGCATCATCGGCACCGCGGAGGGCCAGCTCGAGCTCGCGGACTTCCGCACCTTCACCGGCCTCGCCGGTGTGGCCGGCTTCCTGGGTGTCCTCTACTCGGGCCTGGGCTGGATCTCGGCCTTGCGCCTGGCGCTCTTCGCGGTCTTCGAGCCGCCCGAGCAGGCGATCCCCAACTTCGTGATGGGCAAGCTGCGCGACCTGCTGACCCTGGCCGTGATCGGGCTGACGCTGCTGGTGGCGGTCGCGGTGACGGGGCTGGTCGCCTCGTTCTCCGAGGAGATCCTCGGCTGGGTCGGGCTCGGCGAGGAGCTGGCCTGGCTCGTCGTGCTGATCACCGTGGTGCTGGGCCTGATGGCCAACGCGCTGCTGTTCTTCACCATGTTCCGGCTGCTGGGGCAGCCGCGGGCCCCGCGGATCTCGCTCGTCAGGGCCTCGCTGCTCGGCGCCGTGCTCTTCGAGGTGCTCAAGCAGCTCTCGAGCAAGCTGATCGCCGCCACGCAGGGCCAGCCCGCCTTCCAGGCCTTCGGCATCGCGCTGGTGCTGGTGGTGTGGATCAACTACTTCAGCCGGGTGGTGCTCTACGCCGCGGCCTTCGCGCACACCTCGCCCGAGGCCCGCGCGCTGCGTCCAGACGACGAGCCCGCCCCCGTGCAGGGTCCGGCGCTGCCCAGCGGCCCGGACGCGATGGCCGTGCTGGTCGCGAGCACGGCCCCGGCGCATCCGCATCGAGGTCCTCGGCGGGGGCTGCTGCGGCGTCCTCGCGGTCGCGGGAGGGGCTGA
- a CDS encoding succinate dehydrogenase/fumarate reductase iron-sulfur subunit: MNLTLKIWRQKDAQSSGSMQSYAVEGISEDMSFLEMLDTLNEQLNERGEEPVAFDHDCREGICGSCDLMINGQAHGPEVTTTCQLHMRSFSDGQTITIEPWRAGAFPVVKDLIVDRSAFDRIIQSGGYISVNTGSAPEANSVPAPRDKAMRAFNVATCIGCGACVAACPNGSASLFLGAKITHLGELPQGQPERMGRVASMVAQHDAEGFGGCTNIGECTAACPKEIPLDVISQLNKDLRDALRAGY; encoded by the coding sequence GTGAACCTCACTCTCAAGATCTGGCGTCAGAAGGACGCCCAGTCGTCCGGCTCGATGCAGTCGTACGCCGTCGAGGGCATCTCGGAGGACATGTCGTTCCTGGAGATGCTCGACACGCTCAACGAGCAGCTCAACGAGCGCGGCGAGGAGCCGGTCGCCTTCGACCACGACTGCCGCGAGGGCATCTGCGGGTCCTGTGACCTGATGATCAACGGCCAGGCGCACGGCCCGGAGGTCACCACGACCTGCCAGCTGCACATGCGCTCGTTCTCCGACGGCCAGACGATCACGATCGAGCCGTGGCGCGCGGGTGCGTTCCCGGTCGTCAAGGACCTGATCGTCGACCGCTCGGCCTTCGACCGGATCATCCAGTCCGGCGGCTACATCTCGGTCAACACCGGCTCGGCCCCCGAGGCCAACTCGGTGCCGGCCCCGCGTGACAAGGCCATGCGCGCCTTCAACGTCGCCACCTGCATCGGCTGCGGCGCCTGCGTCGCGGCCTGTCCCAACGGCTCGGCCTCGCTGTTCCTGGGTGCGAAGATCACCCACCTCGGCGAGCTCCCGCAGGGCCAGCCCGAGCGGATGGGCCGGGTGGCCAGCATGGTCGCCCAGCACGACGCCGAGGGCTTCGGCGGCTGCACCAACATCGGCGAGTGCACCGCCGCCTGCCCCAAGGAGATCCCGCTCGACGTGATCTCGCAGCTCAACAAGGACCTGCGCGACGCCCTGCGCGCGGGGTACTGA